The window AATATGCGCGCGGAGCGGCACACTCAATGAAGCAGGTCGCTCGGCCGGACTTAGTGTAACGACTCGCGGCAGCCGGTTACACGCTCGCCTTCGGCGGAAACTTCCAAAGGTTCACGGGCGAGGTGTTGCCCGGATAGATCCCTTGGCGGGCTTGGCTCTTTTGTTGCCCGAACGTGCCGGCGTTCGAGATCACGGCGAAGCGAGCCGCATCGGGATGGATCGACACCGAGTAGCAGTTCGCATACCCGGGAAACGTGAAGAACGGCGCGGCTTCGCCCGGTCGGAGGAAGAAGAACTTTCCTTTGCCCGCTTGTCCGCCGCAAACGCCGATCCAATAGCCGTCGCGGTGCAAGGTCAGCTCGTGAACGTAGACGTCGGTCTTCTCGCCGAGCTTGAGTTGTTGAAGCTCCTTGCCCGAGGCCCAATCGAACACGTAGACCACCGGCGTGCCGGTGACGAAGCCGCCGCTCTCGGGCTGTCCGCCGCCGACGGCGAGCTTCTTACCCGCGGCGTCGAATGCCAACGTGCGCGCGCCGCCGACATCTTGGATCATCGACAGCATGTAGAGAATCTTGGCGTCGAACTGTCGCGACGACTTACCGGCGGCCAAGTCCCAAACCTTGACGGTTCCTTTCAGATCGCCGGAGACCAGCGACTTACCGTCCGGATGGTAAGCGACCGAATAAACGTCTTCGCCGTGACCGAGCAACTCGCCGAGCTTCTTGCCGTCGGCCGTCGACCAGAGGCAGACCTTTTGATCGACGCCGCAGGTAGCCAGTTGCTTGCCGTCGGGGCTGACGGCCAGTTGGCGGATCCAGCCGTCGTGCGCGGTCTTCACGTTCCAGGCCGGCTTCGCCCCTTCGGCCGTGTACGACCAGCCGATCAGCTGCCCCCACGAATCGGTCGAGAAGAACTTCGCCTCGTTGGGGTGAAACCCTAAGCTCGTTACCCAACCATCGTGCCCCTTGAGGAGCGTCGCAGCATGCTCGGACGGTTCGGGATGCTTGGCCTGCGCCGGTTTCGGGGCGGGCTTCTTCGCTTTCGCTTTGGCATCGGCGGAGCTGAGCGCGTCGGCTGGCTCGGCCTTCGGCGGCGGATCGATCTTATCGACGCTCCAGAGCCGGATCACGGCATCGCGCCCGGCACCGACGAGCACCTTGCCGCAAGGGCTGAAACGAATCGTCGACAGCTGACGGTCGTTCTTAATCGCCAAGAACGGCGTCGGCTCGGCTGGTTTTATCGGCGTCGGGTCGTTAGCCATGATCGTGCTCTCCGAGATGTCTCTCGTCTGTGGATGCCGCGCGGCCGGCTGCGGCGGGAAGTTGCGGATGCTGAGTCGCTGGGTTTCGTTACTTAAGCCAACACTTCTTTGACCGGGCGACAATCGTCGTGGGCGATCGGCAACGGCTGGCCGTGGTTGTCGTATTCGGTTTTCTTCGGGTCGATGCCGAGCGCGGTGAACCACGTGTGGAACATGTGCCCGATGTCGTAGGGATCGCTCGCGACGTAGGTGCCGTTGTCGTTGGTGTTGCCCACCGCGACGCCGCGCTTGATGCCCGAGCCCGCCATGACGAGCGACCAAGCTTCGGGCCAGTGATCGCGCCCGACGTGGCCGTTGACGCGCGGCGTACGGCCGAACTCCGACATCGCGACGACGAGCACGTCGTCGAGCATGCCCCGTTCGGCAAGGTCTTCGATCATCGCCGCGAACGGTTGATCGAACTTAGGAACGAGGCTCAAGCTGCCGTTGAAGTTGTCGCCGTGCGAGTCCCAACCGTAGGAGTTCACCTTCACGAAGGTCACCCCTTCTTCGAGCATCCGGCGGGCCAAGAGCATGTGCCGGCCGAGATCGTGCGTGCCGTAGCGTTCGACGTCGCGCGCCGAGAACTTCGACATGTCGAACAGCGATTGCCGCTTCATCAGCTCCATGCCCATGTCGTAGACGAACGAGTTCGCTTCGGTGGGGCCCGAGCGATGCGACTTGGCGTAGCGGGCATCGGCCGCGGCTCGCAGTTGCGTGCGTGCGAGCATGTCGTCGTCGGAAATCGCGGGGTGCTTGAGCAGGTTTTCCGGCGCTTTGCCGTCCCCGAAAGCCAGCGCGCCGTATTGCGGACCTAAGAAGCCGGCGTCTTTATAAATGAACCCGCCGCTCATCGGCTTGATCCACACATACGGCGGCAGGCCGCTCCCGTTGGGGCCGAGCAAGTTCGTCACGGCCGAACCGAAAAACGGATAGACGACGCCGCGGTTCTTCGGATCGCCGCGCTGAATGCGATCGACGCCCGACGAGTGGGCGTCGTCTTGCGTGCAGAGGCTCCGGACCAGCGCCAGGTGGTGCATCTGCTTGGCGGAGTGGCGGCAGAGTTCGGAGACATGAATCCCCGGCACCGAGGTGGGAATCGCGCGGAACGGGCCGCCGAACTCGGTGTTCGGTTTCGGATCCCAGCTTTCCAGCTGGCTGATGCCCCCGTCGAGCCAGATGAACAAGACTTGCTTGTGCTTCTTCTTCAAGTCGGCCGCCAGAGCCGGGCTAGTGGAGTTGCTGAATCCCCACGCACCCGCGGCGGAACCTGCGGCGCCGGCGAGCCATTGGCGGCGCGAGAGTTGGTGTTCCCACGGCTTACAGAGCGACTTCGAATTCATGATGCACTCGGAGAAAAATAAACTCGGCGAATCGATTCATGAGCGGGACATATCGCGTTGCGACAACCGCACGCGACATCAATGGTTCAAGCAAAACTCGGTGCTGGCGAGCAAGGACCAAGCCAGGTTCGTCAGCGCGGCGGGTCGCCGGGCGGCGTTCTTCGTGAGATAGTCGGCTACGGCTTGGCGCTCGTCGTCGGTCGGCGTACGTGTGAGGATGCAGAGGTAAAGCTCGTCGCTGATCGCAGCAGGGTCCGAGAGCTTCGTCAGACGATCGACTAAGTTCCCCGCTTCGGGCGTAAGGCAAGTCAGCAAGACTTCGCTATTAAGCACGAAGAGGGCCGACTTCAGCGACGGCGCGAAATCGACCTCGGGATCTTGCGGAGGGTTGGCGAAGGCCTTCACGAAAATGGCGCGCAATTTTTCGTTCGCCGCTGCCGCCGAAGGAGCTTCGGCCGCGGCCGGCTTAGCACCTGCTACCGCCGGCTTGGCGCCTGCCGCAGCCGCCTTAGCACTGAGTTGAGCGACGTTCGCTCCGGTGGCGACGATGACGCTCGTCATGATCTGCTCGGCCGAAAGCCGCTTCTCGTTTCCGATGCGATACGTCTCGGGAGCCGGTGCCTCGCTCTCCGATGTGAGAAGCGTGGAGCGTTGATAGGTGTCGGTCAGAGCTAGTTCGCGCAGGAGCCACTTCATGTCGCATTTGTGAGCGACGAACTGCTCGCGGAGCAGTTTCATCACTTCCGGATGCGTCGGTGGATTGCCGAAGTGGTATTGATCGAGCGGCATGACGAGCCCTCGCCCCATCATCACGAACCAGAGCCGATTCACGATATTGTCGACGAACGGCTGATTGCTCGGCACGGCCAACTCACGCGCCACGGCTTCGAGCGCGCTGAAGCGGGGCTCGCCCGGGAAATTCGTTTTCCGATCCGGCGGGACGAGGTATTCCTTATCCTTCTCGAAGGTCGGAATCGCGATTTCCTTGCCCCCCGGAATGCGCGGGCCGGTCGTGAGCGGGATCTTATCGAAGACCGACATGAAATCGATCTTCTTCGCCATCGGCTTCTCACCGATCGCCGGAAACTTCACGTCGCTCCGAATGAACGTGTTCTGATAAACCGTGTAGAGCCCTTGGAAATCTTGCTGCTTATAGTGCTCGATGAAGAGATGGTTGTGGCACTGAGCGCATTGCAGATCCATTCCCAAAAACAGCCGGCCGACGTCGCGTGTCAGGCCGGGATAGTCGGTTTCTTGCTGGCCGACTTTGTCGAGCCGCTTCGTATAGAAGAACGCCGCGCCGCGATCAACGTCTCGGCTTGCATCGGGATCAAGGATCCGCTGCGCCAGCTTGTCCCAAGGCTCGTTGGCCGCGAACGCCGCTTCGAGAAACTTCGACCACTCCGGATTCTCACCGCGCCGCTCCATGAGCATCGCGTTGAACAGGCTTTGCATCCGAGTCGGATACTCTTTGCCCGTCAGCAGCGTGTCGACCAACTTGGCTCGCTTATCGGAAGCTTTGTCGGCCAAGAAAGTTTTCGTTTCATCCTTCGAGGGGATCCGGCCCGCCAGATCGAGATAGACGCGCCGAACGAAGGTAGCGTCGTCGGCAACGGGAGCGATCGCAGCCCCTTTCGCCCCGTCCGTCATGAGCTTGTCGATCTGCTTATGCAGTTCTTGGGCATAACCGGCCGAGCCGGACATCAGCAGCCCCGCGAGCGCTAAGCCCGCGACGAACACACCTGAACGACGAGCAATTCCGAAGACATGGTTCATAACGGATCACGACTCGCCGGCGAGGGCCGAGGTTGAGGCAAAGATTGCAGAGGCAGGAAAGAACGTAAGCCGACTAAGGATACGAACGAGATTGGCGGGGCGGGAGCAGTGCGCACGAAGGCGGTAGCCTTCACTTTACTCTATTACCTTGGCCGATACTAAAGCACTGTTACGGTGGAATCGCGCTCTTCGCTAACGGCTGAGCAATGCATGCTCAGGTGAGATTGCATAAGTGCATTCACGACAATGCCTTACGCGATTTGTCGCCGGTATTGATCCGCTTCATTGCTGAATACGACGACGAATAATCTCTGCGTCGGCTCGAGGCTAGGGAGTCCATGCGGGTTTATGTAACGCTGTTGCGTTCAATCTGTTGCGTTCACTGCGGCCGAGGCGTCGAGCGCGACGGAATGATAGAATAGTGAGGCTCTGTTTGACCGAATGTGCCTTAGACGACGGCCTGAATCCATTGATGACTCACGTGAAATCCAGCTTATCGAAGATCGCGCTTTCGGCGGTGATTAGCATCGTAGCGATAAGCATCGCGTTGACGTCCTTCTCCGCACCGTCTCGCGCTGCCGAGTTGCCGCCGCATGTCCGCTCGTTCATCGAAGCGCATTGTCTTGAGTGTCATGACGCGACCTCGGCTCGGGCCGGGTTTCGGATCGATACGCTCGGGGCCGACTTCACGGCGGGCAACACGGCGGGCCTCTGGAACGAGGTGATGCACCACATCAATTCGGGTCGGATGCCGCCGAAGCAGTCGCCTCGGCCGGACGCAAAGGAAGCGTTCGCCGTCGCGTCGTGGGTTGCCGAAAGGCTCGCGGAAACGACCAAGGCTTCGCAAGGGGCCGGCGGTCGCGTGCCGATGCGCCGGCTCAATCGGGTCGAGTATGCCAACACGGTTCGCGACCTGTTCGCGCTGGAAGAAAACTTTGCTCGGCGGATCGAAAAGGAACTACCGGCCGACGGTAAGGTCGGCGGCTTCGATCGGGGCGCAGCGAGCCTGTTCATGGACGAAGGTCAACTCGCCCAATACATGGCGGTCGCCGACTTAATTCTCGACGAAGCCGTGTTCCATGAGCAGCCGAAGGTCGTGAAGCTCAGCTACGACGGCAAGGCCGAGCGCTACGTCCATGGCTTGCAGACCGCCTATAAGGACGACAAAGGGGCGTTCATCGAAACGAGCGTGCCGAACGTCATCGCGAAACTCAAAGAACCTCTTAGCTGGATTCCGCTGGAAGGCTTCGAGCAATGGGGCTCGAAGAATCGCCGTTACGTGCCGCACGGCGTCTACGATTGGGAACTCAAGAACGACGGCGTCGAGTACCTCGGGTCGAGCCGGTTCTATCCCGTCGATTGGGGGAACAAGGGAGTGACGCGCGACGGCTGGTATCGCTTCCGCGTTCAGGCCGGCGCCTTCAACGGCACCGAAGAAGAGCTGCAGAAAGACGTCCGGCTGACGGTGAAGTACGGCGAGGCCAGTCCTATCGAGGTGGTTCAAACTCAGGTGATCGACGCACCGCTCGACGCGCCGCGCGAGTACGAGTTCCTGATGTATTGCCAAGTCGGGCCGCCGAAGATGAACCGGCAGTTCCGTGTCAGTTGGGACTTCGGAGAACGGAAGGAAGCGGTCATCGAGAATCCCGCCTATCGCGACGTGCAGTGGAAGCAGGTGACCGTCGGCGGGGAGATCGCGCGAGCCAAAGCGGAGAAGAAGCCCGAGGCGGAGATCGAGCTCTTGAAAAAGAAGCTCGAAGAAACCATCGCGAAGGCGACGGAGGGCCGAAAAACTTTTCCCGGGCCGCAATGGATTTACAACCCGAAGCTCGACATCGCCAAACGCCCGCGGCTTTGGCTCGGTAAAATGGAATGGGAAGGGCCGCTCGTCGAGTGGCCGCCGCAAGCCCGACAAAGGCTCTTCTTCGCGGGGGAAGAACGGAGCGACGAAGCTTATCTGCGCGAGATTTTCGCGAAGTTTTTGCCCCTCGCCTATCGCCGCGCCGTGACGACCGCAGAGTTGGACCGTGTGGTGAATTGGACCGTTCAAGCACAGGCCGATCGGGGGCTGACGTTGCAGAAAGCCGTGCGTGAGGGAGTGAAGAACGTCCTCTGTTCGCCGAAGTTCCTGTACCTCGGTAGCGAAGCGCAGCCGACGACCGAAGTGGCGACGACCGAGCCGGCGACGAAAGGGCTAGTAACAAAAGTAGCGACGGGGCCGCAACCGGTCGATAGCTTGCAACTCGCTAGCCGCCTTTCGTACTTGCTATGGAGCAGCGGGCCCGACGAAGAACTGCAACGCCTAGCGGCCGACGACAAGCTGCGCGACCCGCAAGTGCTCCGCGCGCAGGTGAAGCGGATGATCGCCGACCCGAAGGCCTGGGAGTTCGTTCGCAGCTTTGCGGGCCAATGGCTCGCCGTGCGCGATTTCGACAACGGTACTCCTCCGAACCGCGATTTCTATAAGCAATACGACGACACTTTGCGCGACAGCTCGAAGCGCGAGCCGTTGGAGTTCTTCCAGGAAGTCCTGAAGCACGACTTGCCGATCACCACGTTCCTCGACAGCGACTTCGTCGTCGTCAACGAGCGCCTCGCCAAGCATTACGGACTCGACGGCGTCGAAGGAGAACGATTTCGCCGTGTCGCCGCGCCGGCCGACGGCACGCGCGGCGGAGTGTTGGGAATGTCCGGCATTCTCACGTATCTCGCCGATGGAACCCGCACGCTGCCGGTTCGTCGGGCGACGTGGGTGCTCGATACGTTGTGGAACCAACCGGTTCCTCCTCCGCCGCCGAATGCGGGCGACTTGCCGGCGAGCAAGGAGAAGAAGCTCACCGTGCGGGCTCGTCTCGACATGCATCGGCAATCGGAAAACTGCGCCAGCTGCCACGCTCGGGTCGATCCCTTCGGCATGGCGCTGGAGAATTACGATGCGATCGGCATGTGGCGCGATCGCCAAAACGGCGAAGGGATGCGCGGCGATAAATACTCGCCGCCGCTCGACGTGAGCGGCAAGCTCCCCGACGGGACCGAGTTCAAAACCTTGCAGGAGTTCAAAGCCGCGCTCGTGGCCGAAAAACAGACTTTCGTAAAGGGTTTTACGGAGAAGCTGCTCTGTTATGCGCTCGGCCGTCCGATCGGCTACGGCGATCACCTTACGGTCGAGCAAATCACGGCTCACGCCGCGAGCCATGAATACCGATTACAAGAGATCATCCAGGCAACCGTAGCTAGT is drawn from Planctomycetia bacterium and contains these coding sequences:
- a CDS encoding DUF1549 and DUF1553 domain-containing protein, translating into MNHVFGIARRSGVFVAGLALAGLLMSGSAGYAQELHKQIDKLMTDGAKGAAIAPVADDATFVRRVYLDLAGRIPSKDETKTFLADKASDKRAKLVDTLLTGKEYPTRMQSLFNAMLMERRGENPEWSKFLEAAFAANEPWDKLAQRILDPDASRDVDRGAAFFYTKRLDKVGQQETDYPGLTRDVGRLFLGMDLQCAQCHNHLFIEHYKQQDFQGLYTVYQNTFIRSDVKFPAIGEKPMAKKIDFMSVFDKIPLTTGPRIPGGKEIAIPTFEKDKEYLVPPDRKTNFPGEPRFSALEAVARELAVPSNQPFVDNIVNRLWFVMMGRGLVMPLDQYHFGNPPTHPEVMKLLREQFVAHKCDMKWLLRELALTDTYQRSTLLTSESEAPAPETYRIGNEKRLSAEQIMTSVIVATGANVAQLSAKAAAAGAKPAVAGAKPAAAEAPSAAAANEKLRAIFVKAFANPPQDPEVDFAPSLKSALFVLNSEVLLTCLTPEAGNLVDRLTKLSDPAAISDELYLCILTRTPTDDERQAVADYLTKNAARRPAALTNLAWSLLASTEFCLNH
- a CDS encoding DUF1501 domain-containing protein, with protein sequence MNSKSLCKPWEHQLSRRQWLAGAAGSAAGAWGFSNSTSPALAADLKKKHKQVLFIWLDGGISQLESWDPKPNTEFGGPFRAIPTSVPGIHVSELCRHSAKQMHHLALVRSLCTQDDAHSSGVDRIQRGDPKNRGVVYPFFGSAVTNLLGPNGSGLPPYVWIKPMSGGFIYKDAGFLGPQYGALAFGDGKAPENLLKHPAISDDDMLARTQLRAAADARYAKSHRSGPTEANSFVYDMGMELMKRQSLFDMSKFSARDVERYGTHDLGRHMLLARRMLEEGVTFVKVNSYGWDSHGDNFNGSLSLVPKFDQPFAAMIEDLAERGMLDDVLVVAMSEFGRTPRVNGHVGRDHWPEAWSLVMAGSGIKRGVAVGNTNDNGTYVASDPYDIGHMFHTWFTALGIDPKKTEYDNHGQPLPIAHDDCRPVKEVLA
- a CDS encoding DUF1592 domain-containing protein, whose protein sequence is MTSFSAPSRAAELPPHVRSFIEAHCLECHDATSARAGFRIDTLGADFTAGNTAGLWNEVMHHINSGRMPPKQSPRPDAKEAFAVASWVAERLAETTKASQGAGGRVPMRRLNRVEYANTVRDLFALEENFARRIEKELPADGKVGGFDRGAASLFMDEGQLAQYMAVADLILDEAVFHEQPKVVKLSYDGKAERYVHGLQTAYKDDKGAFIETSVPNVIAKLKEPLSWIPLEGFEQWGSKNRRYVPHGVYDWELKNDGVEYLGSSRFYPVDWGNKGVTRDGWYRFRVQAGAFNGTEEELQKDVRLTVKYGEASPIEVVQTQVIDAPLDAPREYEFLMYCQVGPPKMNRQFRVSWDFGERKEAVIENPAYRDVQWKQVTVGGEIARAKAEKKPEAEIELLKKKLEETIAKATEGRKTFPGPQWIYNPKLDIAKRPRLWLGKMEWEGPLVEWPPQARQRLFFAGEERSDEAYLREIFAKFLPLAYRRAVTTAELDRVVNWTVQAQADRGLTLQKAVREGVKNVLCSPKFLYLGSEAQPTTEVATTEPATKGLVTKVATGPQPVDSLQLASRLSYLLWSSGPDEELQRLAADDKLRDPQVLRAQVKRMIADPKAWEFVRSFAGQWLAVRDFDNGTPPNRDFYKQYDDTLRDSSKREPLEFFQEVLKHDLPITTFLDSDFVVVNERLAKHYGLDGVEGERFRRVAAPADGTRGGVLGMSGILTYLADGTRTLPVRRATWVLDTLWNQPVPPPPPNAGDLPASKEKKLTVRARLDMHRQSENCASCHARVDPFGMALENYDAIGMWRDRQNGEGMRGDKYSPPLDVSGKLPDGTEFKTLQEFKAALVAEKQTFVKGFTEKLLCYALGRPIGYGDHLTVEQITAHAASHEYRLQEIIQATVASEFFRTK